A genomic segment from Thermoplasmataceae archaeon encodes:
- a CDS encoding DUF998 domain-containing protein, with translation MKDVKSEDMKMAGFLLFVGVVQFFLFMLISEAIYPGYSVSGNYISDLGVGETAYIFNSSIILFGVFIILSALLIRKLSLTFIILIVLAGIGAIGVGSFPETTGNAHLIASFIVFLMSSLAPFFLLTKVKSYYAIGWAVLGSIGLISLILYAFGIYLGLGNGGMERMIAYPNLLWALTFGGWLMGKSGY, from the coding sequence ATGAAAGACGTCAAAAGTGAAGACATGAAGATGGCCGGTTTCTTACTTTTCGTTGGCGTTGTGCAATTTTTCCTTTTTATGCTGATTTCGGAGGCAATTTATCCTGGATATAGTGTTTCGGGAAATTACATCAGTGACCTCGGAGTTGGAGAAACAGCTTATATTTTCAATTCGTCAATAATTCTGTTTGGGGTTTTCATCATTTTATCCGCCCTATTGATTAGAAAGTTGTCGTTGACATTCATTATATTGATCGTACTGGCTGGCATAGGTGCTATTGGTGTCGGCTCCTTTCCAGAAACAACGGGAAATGCCCACCTGATCGCATCGTTCATTGTATTTCTGATGTCCTCATTGGCACCGTTTTTCCTCCTGACTAAAGTGAAAAGCTACTACGCCATCGGATGGGCTGTTCTTGGATCGATTGGGCTTATTTCATTGATCCTGTACGCTTTTGGAATTTACCTTGGTCTTGGTAATGGTGGAATGGAAAGGATGATAGCGTATCCGAACCTGCTCTGGGCACTCACCTTCGGAGGGTGGCTTATGGGTAAATCTGGTTACTGA
- a CDS encoding DMT family transporter, whose amino-acid sequence MVIFSSSLWGLSGTAAQYLFSNYEVQPGFLVELRMFFSGIILLLLFYLKRESNGIHQRVSGSDVLSIIIFGIVGLLAVQLTYFLTIDFSNAGTATLLQYIYPFFIMAWLAVTSSKSVLPAEILSIVLAMGGLFFLLTDGSLSGIKISNLAVLFGLLSAVAAAFYTLYPRRLIQRFNTTMVTGWGMLSGSLIIMPLYAPWSFGDFRVDWISISLVIFVIIFGTALAFMLYLDSLKYIKPSEASILSVFEPLSAVAVTVLVLGTRLGMLQIVGGGLIVTSTVILSIRTGKAEPAKSNSG is encoded by the coding sequence ATGGTAATCTTCTCCAGTTCGCTCTGGGGGCTTTCCGGTACTGCGGCCCAGTATCTATTCAGCAATTATGAAGTGCAGCCTGGCTTTTTGGTGGAACTCAGGATGTTTTTTTCCGGCATAATCCTGTTGCTTCTTTTTTATCTGAAGCGTGAATCCAATGGAATCCATCAGAGAGTTAGTGGTAGTGATGTTTTGTCCATAATAATATTCGGTATAGTCGGACTCCTTGCTGTTCAACTAACATATTTCCTGACAATAGACTTCAGTAATGCTGGAACGGCTACCCTTCTTCAATACATCTACCCTTTTTTCATCATGGCATGGTTGGCGGTCACATCCTCAAAATCCGTGCTCCCTGCGGAAATCTTGTCGATTGTCCTTGCAATGGGAGGATTGTTCTTTCTGCTGACGGACGGGTCTCTATCTGGCATTAAGATTTCCAATCTAGCCGTGTTATTTGGACTGTTATCTGCTGTGGCAGCGGCATTTTATACCCTCTATCCTCGCAGACTCATTCAAAGGTTCAACACCACAATGGTCACCGGATGGGGCATGCTTTCGGGCTCCCTTATAATTATGCCTCTCTACGCGCCCTGGAGCTTTGGAGATTTTCGCGTGGACTGGATTTCCATAAGTTTGGTTATCTTCGTTATTATCTTCGGTACAGCACTGGCGTTCATGCTTTATCTGGACAGCCTGAAATACATAAAGCCCTCGGAGGCGAGCATCCTTTCGGTCTTTGAGCCTCTGAGTGCTGTAGCTGTAACTGTTCTAGTACTGGGAACCAGGTTGGGTATGCTACAGATTGTTGGCGGCGGACTCATTGTCACATCAACGGTTATACTCAGCATACGCACTGGAAAAGCTGAACCAGCTAAATCAAATAGCGGCTGA
- a CDS encoding GrpB family protein, translating to MVVDINRVDNFIGDMESLGYTSMREFGIPGRRYFYKGQEEHTHHVHIFEDGNEHIERHIAFRDYLRGHPEVAKRYGGLKIKLVNRYPEDVDSYQEGKNSTIREIHAEAIRWYRESFRLGTLQ from the coding sequence GTGGTAGTGGACATAAACAGGGTTGACAACTTCATTGGTGATATGGAATCCTTAGGGTATACTTCAATGAGGGAATTCGGCATACCAGGACGAAGATATTTCTATAAAGGGCAAGAAGAGCATACACACCATGTACACATTTTCGAAGACGGAAACGAGCACATAGAACGACACATTGCATTCAGGGACTATTTGAGGGGCCATCCGGAAGTTGCTAAGAGATATGGTGGCCTGAAAATAAAGCTTGTGAACAGGTACCCTGAAGACGTTGATTCCTATCAAGAGGGGAAAAACAGTACCATTAGGGAGATTCATGCAGAAGCTATAAGATGGTACAGGGAATCTTTCAGGTTGGGAACTTTGCAATAG
- a CDS encoding thermopsin family protease, with protein sequence MFKSHGNLTPLFSAVVVIMVLSSVYVVPSHVVSSAISDASSEPSNLPANNSGSNSSIQNVSAESQFISTVSSIINTSGSSSRLLFLPNMNADAGISNGHVTPLYTGAPAPMGIGDFGIINGTGINYNTSSFSSTITINNMSAYYLLNDGPHSFSGQLNTVLTNVTIEGQTGYTYWTQNVFIYSTRTHTLSFENNIWNFTGASSIMQSGTISNSTGNVYPNSQVYIAIGPSFTVSEPFALTLYLNETNDPATHNNVVYFNYSITGNINGTQATVSNTYDRVTFNSDPRSGMPHSAAHFHVSGTELLPNGLLYDAEFMIGGPGGGSTTTIYAINAALTLKYLFGDHYTSVKSAYDFGTDTGETSSGISEYYTPNDLVYMNAGPSLLYGMWNTTNITSIESVGSGYSVFRGEMAPSNGFIFVSQGKTFNQTSAQWAPTTANGSFTLILPPGSYSAETLMSNHNPVVSTLKSSSTTNFAMTLNYATGIYTPLFASNNGQLANISYSGRGMEQSPYVLYGSNQTVSMNPLFAEMNDFTFPVFGGLMISNVSNYTVITPPAFKIEYPSMYFYILTVLGLPDVNYLTMQVYQSSNLTIENSSYVSGWFSSYTSGFPVANIVLWNSTGINVTGNYFLSEGSSLLIYNNDTTLSNNTVTGNFFAIDGTTTNAFEINYLNSNTPMGLQLYSSHNRIYNNFFSGTEPVYSPSGNGSNIYTGGAAIYTDNQWNVSPIRGRNIIGGSYISGNYWMSDVYGPGISFNDYGNIANGSDQSPIFYPQSLIFTTQYIPPATTFLVEFESTSLTPSGAPAILFGGVQVKPTIFSQTSSIEFYLPNGTYEYYANATGPYEPIYGNVTLNGGHLNINLPFYSTAIPEEFAVLFAEKGLPGGTKWSVTLNGHQYSSTNGTIEIPGQTPGMYNYTIDTVVGYVSSSGGSFQLGYNNTYIGITFVQTISPLLLAGYMILGLIAGALAASFVVYSKMKKK encoded by the coding sequence GTGTTTAAGTCACACGGTAACCTTACCCCCTTATTCAGTGCAGTTGTTGTGATTATGGTACTATCAAGTGTTTACGTCGTTCCGAGTCACGTTGTGAGCAGCGCGATTTCTGACGCTTCCTCTGAACCCAGCAATTTGCCAGCTAACAATTCTGGCTCAAATTCCTCCATACAGAACGTTTCGGCCGAGAGCCAGTTCATTTCCACAGTTTCTAGTATTATAAACACTTCTGGATCCTCCAGCAGACTACTCTTTCTCCCAAATATGAATGCAGATGCGGGAATCAGCAATGGTCACGTTACTCCTCTGTATACTGGCGCCCCCGCCCCAATGGGCATAGGAGATTTTGGTATCATCAATGGAACGGGGATTAACTACAATACCTCAAGTTTCTCCTCGACGATCACGATCAACAACATGAGCGCATATTATCTGCTGAATGATGGCCCACATTCCTTCTCCGGTCAGCTCAATACTGTGTTGACTAACGTAACTATCGAGGGGCAGACTGGGTACACTTACTGGACACAGAATGTTTTTATTTATTCCACGAGAACACACACACTGTCCTTTGAAAACAACATCTGGAACTTCACAGGTGCTTCATCAATAATGCAGAGCGGTACTATATCAAACAGCACTGGAAATGTATACCCGAATTCACAGGTCTACATTGCAATTGGACCCAGCTTTACGGTTAGCGAGCCTTTCGCCCTGACCCTGTACCTGAACGAAACGAATGATCCCGCCACGCATAACAATGTTGTGTATTTCAATTATAGCATAACGGGAAACATAAATGGAACGCAGGCAACTGTGAGCAATACTTACGACAGGGTAACTTTCAACTCGGACCCGCGTAGCGGTATGCCACATAGTGCCGCACATTTCCATGTGAGCGGTACAGAATTGCTTCCAAATGGGCTTCTTTATGATGCTGAATTCATGATTGGGGGGCCGGGAGGCGGCAGCACCACTACAATCTACGCCATAAATGCGGCCCTGACATTGAAATATCTATTCGGAGACCATTATACCTCTGTAAAATCCGCTTATGACTTCGGCACAGATACCGGTGAGACCTCATCCGGAATCTCAGAATACTACACACCAAACGATTTGGTATATATGAACGCCGGCCCGTCTCTACTTTACGGGATGTGGAACACCACAAATATAACCAGTATTGAATCGGTGGGGAGCGGATACTCAGTTTTCAGAGGCGAGATGGCTCCATCAAATGGCTTCATTTTTGTAAGCCAGGGAAAGACTTTTAATCAGACTTCGGCTCAGTGGGCCCCAACGACAGCAAACGGCAGTTTCACCCTCATCTTGCCACCCGGCAGTTACTCTGCAGAGACGTTAATGAGTAATCATAATCCGGTAGTTTCGACTTTAAAATCTTCATCAACCACGAACTTTGCAATGACTCTGAACTACGCTACCGGCATATACACCCCATTGTTTGCATCCAATAATGGTCAACTGGCTAATATCAGCTATAGTGGAAGAGGGATGGAACAATCCCCTTATGTTCTGTACGGCTCCAATCAAACAGTCTCGATGAACCCGTTGTTTGCCGAAATGAATGATTTTACGTTTCCAGTTTTTGGAGGGCTAATGATTAGCAACGTGAGCAATTACACTGTGATAACCCCCCCGGCGTTCAAGATAGAGTACCCATCCATGTACTTCTATATTCTCACAGTTCTAGGCCTTCCAGATGTGAACTATCTCACAATGCAGGTGTATCAGTCTTCTAACCTTACCATAGAGAATTCTTCCTATGTTTCTGGCTGGTTTTCAAGCTATACCAGCGGATTTCCAGTGGCCAACATTGTCCTTTGGAACTCCACCGGCATTAACGTGACCGGCAATTACTTCCTGAGCGAGGGGAGCTCACTTTTAATATACAACAATGACACGACACTTTCCAACAATACAGTCACCGGCAATTTCTTCGCTATTGACGGCACGACGACCAATGCCTTCGAGATTAACTACTTGAATTCAAACACTCCCATGGGGTTGCAGCTTTACAGTTCTCATAACAGGATATACAATAACTTCTTTTCCGGAACTGAACCGGTGTATAGTCCAAGTGGCAACGGAAGTAACATCTACACCGGTGGGGCCGCAATATACACGGATAATCAATGGAATGTCTCACCAATCCGCGGAAGGAACATCATTGGCGGCTCCTACATAAGTGGGAATTACTGGATGAGCGATGTTTATGGTCCGGGTATATCGTTCAACGACTATGGAAATATAGCAAATGGGTCTGATCAGAGCCCGATCTTTTATCCACAGTCTCTAATATTCACCACGCAATACATACCGCCCGCCACAACATTTTTGGTTGAATTCGAGTCAACCTCTCTTACGCCGAGCGGTGCTCCGGCCATTCTGTTTGGAGGAGTCCAGGTAAAACCAACTATATTTTCACAAACTTCATCAATTGAGTTCTACTTGCCTAATGGAACATATGAGTACTATGCCAATGCCACCGGTCCATATGAACCGATCTATGGGAATGTAACCTTGAACGGTGGCCATCTTAATATTAATCTGCCATTTTACTCAACCGCGATACCTGAGGAATTCGCAGTCCTATTTGCGGAGAAGGGCCTCCCTGGTGGAACAAAGTGGTCTGTGACGCTTAATGGCCATCAATACAGCAGCACGAACGGCACCATCGAGATCCCTGGTCAGACACCGGGAATGTATAACTACACGATTGACACGGTTGTAGGCTATGTATCGAGCAGCGGTGGATCCTTCCAGCTTGGATACAATAACACCTATATTGGCATAACCTTCGTGCAGACTATTTCACCTCTGCTGCTTGCAGGATACATGATACTGGGGTTAATTGCTGGAGCCCTTGCGGCATCCTTCGTCGTATATTCCAAGATGAAAAAAAAGTGA
- a CDS encoding nucleotidyltransferase family protein, protein MIGVILAGGYGKRLKPITDEIPKTLVNIKDNYTIMDRQIFDFKNVGINEIYVLSGYLGHKIEERYGESDGEANFHYFREEKPLGTLFSIRNLLEHRSDQDIILRNGDTVTDLNIDRFLEFASSSKYGMTMFVTRMKSPFGIVETFGDEVVSFKEKPYLDYYINAGFYLIKKSVFKYFFEDYFDKDVETTAFPRLVRDKEVGVYREDTMWMGIDSEKDLEMVREEYINRTDTPCGYIKNLYKSGKNSIVEYFVKSGKTQKISAGKNSVARVLRGNGMIASDTGSKYKENQIIPLTEDAEFSAFDNTIIDVTNA, encoded by the coding sequence ATGATCGGAGTGATTCTGGCTGGTGGGTATGGAAAGAGACTAAAGCCCATTACAGACGAGATTCCTAAGACCCTGGTAAACATCAAGGACAATTATACCATAATGGACAGACAGATTTTTGATTTCAAAAATGTTGGGATCAATGAGATCTATGTTCTTTCCGGTTACCTCGGGCATAAGATAGAGGAAAGGTATGGCGAATCTGATGGAGAAGCGAACTTCCATTATTTTCGGGAAGAAAAGCCGCTCGGAACGCTTTTTTCAATCAGGAACCTGCTTGAGCATAGATCAGACCAGGATATCATCCTGAGGAATGGTGATACGGTTACCGACCTCAATATTGACAGGTTTCTGGAGTTCGCTAGTTCCTCCAAATACGGTATGACAATGTTCGTGACCCGGATGAAGAGCCCGTTCGGAATTGTCGAAACATTCGGGGACGAAGTAGTTTCGTTCAAGGAAAAGCCCTATCTGGATTACTACATAAATGCAGGATTCTACCTTATCAAAAAATCTGTTTTCAAGTATTTCTTTGAAGATTACTTCGATAAGGATGTTGAAACCACTGCATTCCCAAGGCTGGTCAGGGACAAAGAAGTCGGAGTTTATAGGGAAGATACCATGTGGATGGGAATAGACAGTGAGAAGGATCTTGAAATGGTCCGTGAGGAGTACATTAACCGGACTGATACGCCGTGCGGTTACATAAAAAATCTCTATAAAAGCGGAAAAAACAGCATAGTTGAATACTTCGTGAAATCTGGCAAGACACAGAAAATATCTGCAGGCAAGAACTCAGTTGCCCGTGTTCTTAGGGGTAACGGCATGATAGCTTCCGACACAGGTTCGAAATACAAAGAAAATCAGATTATCCCGCTGACTGAGGATGCGGAGTTTAGCGCATTTGACAATACAATAATCGACGTTACCAACGCCTGA
- a CDS encoding DUF6015 family protein, whose amino-acid sequence MIQLDTRLSMSVMTRETLIKALENTYGKKGMVHSDVEELCDFVLSFFGYEDYVLDNVLSAPERDVFYNLEEYGFLETHREEVNIVKGKPWRINQWTYKKKNIYKAADALAEEVPEGNIYDEIFKELNS is encoded by the coding sequence ATGATACAATTGGACACGAGATTATCGATGTCCGTTATGACAAGAGAGACTCTGATTAAGGCTCTCGAGAACACATACGGCAAGAAGGGGATGGTCCACAGTGATGTGGAGGAGCTCTGTGATTTTGTCCTGTCCTTCTTCGGCTATGAAGACTATGTACTCGATAATGTGCTTTCAGCTCCAGAAAGAGATGTGTTCTACAATCTGGAAGAATACGGGTTCCTTGAAACACACCGTGAAGAGGTTAACATCGTGAAAGGCAAACCGTGGAGGATCAACCAGTGGACTTACAAGAAAAAGAATATTTACAAAGCTGCGGACGCCTTGGCTGAGGAAGTCCCAGAAGGCAACATTTACGACGAAATATTCAAAGAGCTCAACAGCTGA
- a CDS encoding GrpB family protein, producing the protein MRKVTVREWDESYQVEFGKGAMKIREIFWNEVRGVFHIGSTAVPGLKSSQ; encoded by the coding sequence ATGAGGAAAGTCACAGTCAGGGAATGGGATGAGAGTTATCAGGTGGAATTTGGGAAAGGGGCGATGAAGATCCGAGAAATCTTCTGGAATGAAGTCAGAGGAGTTTTTCACATTGGAAGCACCGCGGTTCCAGGCTTGAAATCAAGCCAGTAA
- a CDS encoding MFS transporter, producing the protein MTETQPSEYKSIHEFDRSYANKVMLILAGTVVVVMYIEGMLTPSLNSIAHGFGVTYAQVSLILSIYLVGGVAFTPIVGKLGDIYGKKKMMSIVLIIYAAAVSVTGFSPNLTFMIVSRFIQGVGMTVMPLGMSLVREEFPKEMVPKAQALISAMFGAGFAISIPLGSFVSNDFGWRMTYHTAIPFVLLLSMLAIFVVRESRFRRPETKIDYYGAVLLAGLLSSFVFALSEGPTWGWVSLDTIGLLVIGAVLIVPLVLYEIRYTRKSGEAILDFRLLAERNVMVANVVLSIAGMGMFLALQSMSIQFEQPIAPGYNLTILQTGLSLIPFAIAMLIIAPVAGSLVSKVGVKPLAISGSIVAGIGFILMAFAHSFIQMLSYEFIIGAGLSLLNASLINLIVLTVNPRDMGLATAMNGTFRSVGSSIGAPIAGSIMTSIAVMYVISGRSVSVPLQGAFTDIYFIAGISFAVAALLTLFAREVLGKRRYTDRAKEIVTTGFEWSPSESK; encoded by the coding sequence ATGACTGAAACACAACCATCAGAGTACAAAAGTATCCACGAATTTGACCGATCTTATGCAAACAAGGTGATGCTGATCCTGGCCGGAACGGTGGTGGTGGTAATGTACATAGAAGGTATGCTTACCCCGTCGCTTAACTCCATAGCCCACGGCTTCGGCGTCACGTATGCGCAGGTAAGCCTCATACTCTCTATCTACCTAGTAGGTGGTGTAGCATTCACGCCCATAGTTGGGAAACTAGGTGACATTTACGGTAAGAAGAAGATGATGTCCATTGTCCTAATCATTTATGCAGCTGCCGTATCAGTGACCGGTTTTTCTCCAAATCTGACTTTCATGATCGTATCAAGGTTCATTCAAGGGGTTGGAATGACGGTCATGCCACTGGGGATGAGCCTCGTAAGGGAAGAATTTCCAAAGGAGATGGTACCAAAGGCGCAGGCCCTTATAAGTGCCATGTTCGGTGCAGGGTTTGCCATCAGCATCCCACTTGGATCATTCGTATCCAATGACTTCGGATGGAGAATGACCTATCACACTGCAATACCATTTGTCCTGCTGCTTTCGATGCTAGCGATATTTGTTGTCAGGGAGTCAAGGTTCAGGAGGCCGGAAACAAAGATTGATTACTATGGAGCCGTATTGCTCGCCGGACTGCTTTCGTCTTTTGTGTTTGCACTTTCTGAGGGGCCAACATGGGGATGGGTTTCCCTGGATACCATCGGCCTTCTTGTAATAGGAGCAGTTCTGATAGTCCCACTGGTACTGTACGAGATCAGGTACACCAGAAAGTCAGGTGAAGCTATTCTCGATTTCAGGCTGCTTGCTGAAAGGAACGTTATGGTAGCTAACGTTGTGCTGTCCATAGCAGGAATGGGCATGTTTCTGGCACTACAGTCAATGAGCATCCAGTTTGAGCAACCCATAGCTCCCGGATACAATCTGACTATCCTGCAAACGGGGCTCTCCCTTATTCCATTCGCTATAGCAATGCTCATAATAGCTCCAGTTGCTGGTTCTCTGGTTTCAAAGGTTGGTGTAAAACCACTGGCAATATCCGGATCAATTGTAGCAGGCATTGGGTTCATACTGATGGCATTTGCGCATTCCTTTATTCAGATGCTATCTTACGAATTCATAATTGGCGCCGGGCTCTCACTGCTAAACGCATCGCTAATAAACCTCATAGTTCTGACTGTTAATCCCAGGGACATGGGACTCGCAACGGCCATGAACGGAACATTCAGGAGCGTGGGAAGCAGTATAGGGGCGCCAATAGCTGGCTCAATAATGACATCAATAGCGGTAATGTATGTGATCAGTGGCAGATCAGTATCAGTCCCACTGCAGGGAGCATTTACAGATATTTACTTCATAGCAGGGATATCTTTCGCGGTTGCAGCGTTGCTCACCCTGTTTGCCAGGGAAGTGCTGGGAAAGAGACGATACACTGATAGAGCTAAAGAAATAGTCACGACCGGCTTTGAGTGGTCACCTTCTGAATCAAAATAA
- a CDS encoding MarR family transcriptional regulator: MKNTDATKSGEYAFSEIELSPFLNGMKSFHRETMFLMMEKLKEENIIMPQYLLLRYVGDHGSQGLSSLANFLRVSNPTVTGLTDTLESHGWVTREPDPEDRRGTLVSLTDKSRDLFDRMESRQKEIMINVLEGFDAQKLNDLGNLLSDLASKIRKIVDQKASEKRKR, translated from the coding sequence TTGAAAAACACTGATGCTACGAAATCCGGAGAGTATGCTTTTTCCGAAATTGAGTTATCACCCTTTCTCAATGGAATGAAATCATTTCACCGGGAGACGATGTTTCTCATGATGGAAAAACTAAAGGAAGAGAACATAATCATGCCTCAATACCTGCTGCTTAGATATGTTGGTGACCACGGATCACAGGGTCTTTCCTCGCTGGCCAATTTCCTGCGCGTTAGCAACCCCACGGTCACAGGTCTCACAGATACGCTTGAGTCTCATGGTTGGGTGACTAGAGAACCCGACCCAGAAGATAGGCGCGGCACACTTGTTTCCCTGACGGACAAAAGCAGGGATCTTTTTGATAGAATGGAAAGCCGACAGAAGGAAATAATGATAAACGTTCTCGAAGGTTTTGATGCACAGAAGTTGAACGATCTTGGGAATTTACTTTCGGATCTTGCCTCAAAGATCAGGAAAATAGTGGATCAGAAGGCTAGTGAAAAGAGGAAAAGATAA
- a CDS encoding SAM-dependent DNA methyltransferase, with product MNGQHEETAVVIMAELKILDAITEKTRRRSLGYHLTPVDVTNKYILPEIRNQVLSYSWTDNFCGDGNLIFPILGQIEPDKRASFFRDHLFLSDIRPEAVENCRETAMKYGIPEEYARRNIFLNDGLASFPMIRTKHKLIHITNPPYLYLGYISKTPSVKHYLKYFQNGTKGLQDLYQIALYRDIEAGLEKMIYIVPSNFLYGNSVSSHIRNILFSRYTLEKAIIIEKRIFEFTGTNITICFFRKSSSLNVQVTFPLVKAGSNVTESEMTLERENSYRAGSTFFNTLSALRRGDVVFRFYLLEKELLDNPGYNTVLVTDASRFNGRKYVSTAYLVNDRTSKKISENLLFLKTLDSGSVEGRCGLYRTADVFGTQAIMISGSPYRTHPIQLMIENVSGGEQEFMERFFNLILEHYRKQLDSEFMTTYRYSNSNYTRKYLGLNQAKLILDSYPLSMTETKREKFHKLVLEGSAENVIRFLRDEPNPRLCRGLLS from the coding sequence TTGAATGGACAACATGAGGAAACCGCAGTTGTCATTATGGCCGAATTAAAAATATTAGATGCCATAACGGAGAAAACGCGAAGACGAAGCCTGGGGTATCACCTGACTCCTGTTGACGTGACCAATAAGTATATCCTGCCTGAAATAAGAAATCAAGTTCTTAGTTACAGTTGGACAGACAATTTCTGTGGAGACGGAAACCTAATATTCCCAATACTGGGGCAGATAGAACCTGACAAGAGGGCGAGTTTCTTCAGAGATCATCTTTTTCTTTCTGATATAAGACCTGAAGCAGTGGAAAATTGTAGGGAAACCGCCATGAAATATGGGATCCCGGAAGAGTACGCGCGCAGAAATATATTTCTGAACGATGGCTTGGCTTCTTTTCCTATGATCAGGACAAAGCATAAATTGATCCACATAACAAACCCGCCATACCTCTATCTCGGGTATATTTCCAAAACTCCTTCCGTAAAGCATTATCTCAAGTATTTTCAGAATGGCACCAAGGGACTTCAGGATCTTTACCAGATTGCCCTCTATCGTGACATTGAAGCGGGCCTGGAAAAGATGATTTACATTGTTCCTTCAAACTTCCTTTATGGAAATTCTGTTTCCAGCCACATTCGAAACATACTGTTTTCCAGATACACTCTGGAAAAGGCTATAATCATAGAGAAACGCATTTTTGAATTCACCGGCACCAATATTACGATATGTTTCTTCAGAAAGTCTAGTTCTCTGAATGTACAGGTAACCTTTCCGTTAGTGAAAGCCGGGTCCAATGTAACCGAATCTGAAATGACGCTGGAGAGAGAGAATAGTTACCGTGCTGGTTCAACCTTTTTCAATACCCTTTCTGCCCTCCGGAGGGGGGACGTCGTTTTCAGGTTTTATCTCCTTGAAAAGGAACTTCTGGATAATCCCGGATATAACACAGTTCTGGTCACAGATGCAAGCCGCTTTAATGGAAGAAAATATGTATCCACTGCTTACCTAGTAAACGACAGAACGTCAAAGAAAATATCTGAAAACCTACTTTTTCTTAAGACCCTAGACTCTGGATCGGTGGAAGGCAGATGCGGCCTTTACAGGACTGCAGACGTCTTCGGCACCCAAGCCATAATGATATCAGGATCTCCCTACAGAACTCACCCCATTCAGCTTATGATTGAGAATGTATCGGGAGGGGAGCAGGAATTCATGGAGCGTTTTTTCAACCTAATACTGGAACATTATAGGAAACAGCTGGATAGCGAATTCATGACAACTTACAGATACTCAAATTCAAACTATACCAGAAAATACCTTGGTCTCAACCAGGCAAAACTAATTCTCGATTCCTACCCCTTGTCAATGACAGAAACAAAGCGGGAAAAATTCCATAAATTGGTACTGGAAGGATCGGCGGAAAACGTAATTCGTTTCTTAAGAGATGAGCCAAACCCCAGATTATGCCGGGGTTTGCTTTCTTAG